Proteins found in one Phocoena sinus isolate mPhoSin1 chromosome 5, mPhoSin1.pri, whole genome shotgun sequence genomic segment:
- the HGFAC gene encoding hepatocyte growth factor activator, giving the protein MGRWAWVPSPCPPLGLSLLLLLLLLVPRGAQPQAGRNPTEPPECNATVIPGTPAIPVTSVTPRTPATATAPRAEGPHDGGLTHLPRAAPSNSSPGGTVLTEAGQPCRFPFRYGGRMVHSCTTEGNAHRKWCATTHNYDRDRAWGYCVQASTPREGPAALDPCASGPCLNGGSCSSTQDPESYHCTCPMAFTGKDCGTEKCFDESRYEYLEVGDRWARVHRGQVEQCECAGGQVRCQGTRHTACLSSPCLNGGTCHLIVATGTTVCACPPDHAGRLCNIVPAQPCFVGSGTEYRGVASTAASGLSCLAWNSDLLYQELHVDSVGAAALLGLGPHAYCRNPDKDERPWCYVVKDSALSWEYCRLAACGSLARIQPPPTEALLSLPGPAAAGPAGRQTCGKRHKKRSFLRPRIIGGSSSLPGSHPWLAAIYIGNSFCAGSLVHTCWVVSAAHCFSNSPPRESVSVVLGQHFFNRTTAVTQTFGIEKYIPYPLYSVFNPSDHDLVLIRLEKKGERCAVRSQFVQPICLPEPGSTFPAGHKCQIAGWGHQDENVSSYSSVLREALVPLVADHKCSSPEVYGADVSPNMLCAGYFDCRSDACQGDSGGPLACEKNGVAYLYGVISWGDGCGQFNKPGVYTRVTRYVDWISDRIRPPKRPVNPS; this is encoded by the exons ATGGGGCGCTGGGcctgggtccccagcccctgccccccactggGGCTGTccctgcttctgctgctgctgctgctggtgcctCGAGGGGCTCAGCCCCAGGCTGGCAGG AACCCAACGGAACCCCCAGAATGTAACGCCACAGTGATCCCTGGGACTCCCGCGATCCCTGTAACCTCGGTGACCCCCAGGACCCCAGCCACAGCGACAGCACCCAGGGCAGAGGGACCCCATGATGGAGGGCTTACCCACCTGCCCAGGGCAGCCCCCTCCAATAGCAGCCCTGGGGGCACAG TGCTCACCGAGGCCGGGCAGCCCTGCAGGTTCCCCTTCCGCTATGGCGGCCGCATGGTCCACTCCTGCACCACAGAGGGAAATGCCCACAGGAAGTG GTGTGCCACGACTCACAACTATGACCGGGACAGGGCCTGGGgctactgtgtgcaggcttccaCTCCCCGGGAGGGCCCAG CTGCCCTGGACCCATGTGCCTCTGGCCCCTGCCTCAACGGGGGCTCATGCTCCAGCACCCAGGACCCCGAGTCGTACCACTGCACCTGCCCCATGGCCTTCACTGGCAAGGACTGCGGCACGG AGAAATGCTTTGACGAGAGCCGCTACGAGTACCTGGAGGTGGGCGATCGCTGGGCCCGCGTGCACCGGGGCCAAGTGGAACAGTGCGAGTGTGCGGGGGGCCAGGTCCGGTGCCAGGGCACCCGCCACACAG CTTGTCTGAGCAGCCCCTGCTTGAATGGGGGCACCTGTCACCTGATCGTGGCCACCGGGACCACTGTATGCGCCTGCCCCCCAGACCACGCCGGGCGGCTCTGCAACATTG TGCCGGCCCAGCCCTGCTTTGTGGGGAGTGGCACCGAGTACCGAGGCGTGGCCAGCACGGCGGCCTCGGGCCTCAGCTGCCTGGCCTGGAACTCCGACCTGCTCTACCAGGAGCTGCACGTGGACTCCGTGGGCGCCGCGGCCCTCCTCGGCCTGGGGCCCCACGCCTACTGCCG GAACCCGGACAAGGACGAGAGGCCCTGGTGCTACGTGGTGAAGGACAGCGCGCTCTCCTGGGAGTACTGCCGCCTGGCAGCCTGCG GATCCCTTGCCAGAATTCAGCCCCCGCCCACCGAGGCCCTGCTGAGCCTGCCTGGGCCCGCGGCAGCTGGACCAGCCGGACGCCAGACCTGTGGCAAGAGGCACAAGAAGAGGAGCTTCCTACGGCCACGCATCATCGGTGGCTCGTCCTCGCTGCCCGGCTCCCACCCCTGGCTGGCCGCCATCTACATCGGGAACAGCTTCTGTGCCGGGAGCCTTGTCCATACCTGCTGGGTGGTGTCTGCCGCCCACTGCTTCTCCAACAG CCCCCCCAGGGAAAGTGTCTCTGTGGTGCTTGGCCAACACTTCTTCAACCGCACGACGGCCGTGACGCAGACGTTCGGCATAGAGAAGTACATCCCGTACCCCCTGTACTCAGTGTTCAACCCCAGTGACCATGACCTCG TTCTGATCCGGCTGGAGAAGAAGGGGGAGCGCTGTGCTGTCCGCTCCCAGTTCGTCCAGCCCATCTGCCTGCCTGAGCCGGGCAGCACCTTCCCCGCTGGGCACAAGTGCCAGATAGCGGGCTGGGGCCACCAGGATGAGA ATGTGAGTAGCTACTCCAGCGTGCTGCGGGAGGCCCTGGTCCCCTTGGTCGCCGACCACAAGTGCAGCAGCCCGGAGGTGTACGGGGCAGACGTCAGCCCCAACATGCTCTGCGCCGGCTACTTCGACTGCAGGTCTGACGCCTGCCAG GGGGACTCAGGCGGGCCCCTGGCCTGCGAGAAGAATGGCGTGGCCTACCTGTACGGCGTCATCAGCTGGGGTGACGGCTGCGGGCAGTTCAACAAGCCCGGCGTCTACACCCGTGTGACCCGTTACGTGGACTGGATCAGCGACCGGATTCGGCCCCCCAAGCGGCCCGTGAATCCCTCCTGA